From the Halalkalicoccus sp. CGA53 genome, one window contains:
- the ptsP gene encoding phosphoenolpyruvate--protein phosphotransferase — protein sequence MSRTLSGVGVTPRTGVGTARWHVTGERSRSEDGGDPDVECERVDRAFASAERGIESTRARVADWIGEEEAAVFDAHEQFLADPTIREGIEATIEAGGSAERAVETAFSGPIERFEAMEGRVAERADDLRDVRGRLLDALSGGERVDLSTLPEGTVLLAERLTPSDTARLDPERVVGFATSTGGRTSHASIFARSLGIPAVVGVGEALATVEEGETVGIDGRAGEVVVDPNEATSDRLSTTTSEEAIEGRVATTDDREIEVAANVGTSVDLDRAAESGADGVGLLRTEFLFLDRATPPDEEEQLAAYEGALSAFDERVVVRTLDVGADKPVPYLDALEEVNPFLGLRGIRRSLADDRRLFETQLRALLRAGAGRENLAVMVPMVATVEEVEEALAAVDQVASDLEGEGVEYARPELGVMIETPAAVLSAPALAERVAFFSVGTNDLSAYVMAADRENERLAELRSPLQPAVLRAIAESVEAAHDAGAWIGVCGEMAGDPDLAELLVGLGVDELSMSPISVPSVKARVRTIEYEGARALSDRAVAAESVSEVEDVLGLD from the coding sequence ATGAGCCGTACCCTCTCGGGCGTCGGCGTCACGCCCCGCACCGGCGTCGGAACGGCGCGCTGGCACGTGACGGGAGAGCGCTCGAGGAGCGAGGACGGCGGCGATCCGGACGTCGAGTGCGAGCGGGTCGACCGGGCGTTCGCGAGCGCCGAGAGGGGGATCGAGTCGACGCGCGCCCGCGTCGCCGACTGGATCGGCGAGGAGGAGGCGGCGGTCTTCGACGCCCACGAGCAGTTCCTCGCCGATCCGACGATCCGCGAGGGGATCGAAGCGACGATCGAGGCCGGAGGATCGGCCGAGCGGGCGGTCGAAACGGCCTTCTCCGGACCGATCGAGCGGTTCGAGGCGATGGAGGGTCGCGTCGCGGAACGGGCGGACGACCTGCGCGACGTCCGCGGTCGGCTGCTCGACGCGCTCTCCGGCGGGGAGCGGGTCGACCTCTCGACGCTCCCCGAGGGGACCGTCCTGCTCGCGGAACGGCTGACCCCGAGCGACACCGCCCGGCTGGACCCGGAGCGGGTCGTGGGCTTCGCCACGTCCACGGGTGGTCGGACCTCGCACGCGTCGATCTTCGCCCGGTCGCTCGGGATCCCGGCGGTCGTCGGCGTCGGCGAGGCGCTCGCGACCGTGGAAGAGGGTGAGACGGTCGGCATCGACGGTAGGGCCGGCGAGGTGGTGGTCGATCCGAACGAGGCGACGAGCGACCGCCTCTCGACCACGACGAGCGAGGAGGCGATCGAGGGACGGGTCGCGACGACCGACGACAGGGAGATCGAGGTCGCGGCGAACGTGGGTACCTCGGTCGATCTCGACCGAGCGGCCGAGAGCGGCGCGGACGGGGTCGGGCTCCTCCGCACCGAGTTCCTCTTCCTCGATCGAGCGACACCGCCGGACGAGGAGGAACAGCTCGCGGCCTACGAGGGGGCGCTCTCCGCGTTCGACGAGCGTGTCGTCGTCCGAACGCTCGACGTGGGCGCCGACAAGCCGGTTCCCTACCTCGACGCGCTCGAGGAGGTGAACCCGTTCCTCGGCCTTCGGGGGATCCGCCGGTCGCTCGCGGACGACAGGAGGCTCTTCGAGACGCAGCTGCGCGCGCTGTTGCGCGCCGGAGCCGGGAGGGAGAACCTCGCGGTGATGGTCCCGATGGTCGCCACGGTCGAGGAGGTGGAGGAGGCGCTCGCGGCCGTGGATCAGGTCGCCTCCGATCTCGAGGGCGAGGGTGTGGAGTACGCGCGGCCCGAACTCGGGGTGATGATCGAGACGCCCGCGGCGGTGCTCTCGGCACCGGCGCTCGCCGAGCGCGTGGCGTTCTTCAGCGTCGGGACGAACGACCTCTCGGCGTACGTGATGGCCGCCGATCGCGAGAACGAACGCCTCGCGGAGCTACGGAGCCCGCTCCAGCCGGCGGTGCTTCGTGCGATCGCCGAGAGCGTCGAGGCAGCCCACGACGCCGGTGCCTGGATCGGCGTCTGCGGCGAGATGGCGGGCGATCCCGACCTGGCCGAACTGCTCGTCGGCCTGGGGGTGGACGAACTGAGCATGAGCCCGATCTCGGTCCCATCGGTGAAGGCGCGGGTGCGGACGATCGAATACGAGGGGGCGCGAGCGCTCTCCGACCGGGCGGTGGCCGCGGAAAGCGTCTCCGAGGTCGAGGACGTGCTTGGACTCGACTGA
- a CDS encoding HPr family phosphocarrier protein — protein sequence MSRSVEVVPENGLHARPAATFVRTANEFSSDVTVAPDGGESVDATSMIAVTALGVGHGERVTITADGEDEAAAIDALLAVLAEPVE from the coding sequence ATCTCCCGGTCGGTCGAGGTCGTCCCGGAGAACGGGCTGCACGCCCGCCCGGCGGCGACGTTCGTCCGGACCGCGAACGAATTCAGCTCCGACGTGACCGTCGCGCCAGACGGCGGCGAATCGGTCGACGCGACGAGCATGATCGCGGTCACCGCCCTCGGCGTGGGTCACGGCGAGCGCGTGACGATCACGGCCGACGGCGAGGACGAGGCGGCGGCGATCGACGCCCTGTTGGCCGTGCTCGCCGAGCCGGTCGAATGA
- a CDS encoding isocitrate/isopropylmalate family dehydrogenase: MTERIAVIPGDGIGQEVVPAAISVLDALDTDFEYVEGEAGDGVRSETGEALPEGTYDLAAEADATLFGAAGETAADVILPLREAVGSFVNVRPARAYPGVDALRPETDLVFLRENTEGVYSGHENRLSPDLSTLTRVVTTSASERLAEFACEYVERGEHDGFTVAHKANVMRETDGRFREAVLSVAEERGVEADEVLMDAFATHVCLSPETFGVVVCPNLAGDVLSDLAAGLVGGLGLLPSANVGEENGLFEPVHGTAPDIAGEGRANPTAAILSAALMLSHLGYDDGADRVESAMTGVLSDGPRTPDLGGEAGTEDVTEAVVSRL; this comes from the coding sequence ATGACTGAGCGGATCGCGGTGATCCCCGGCGACGGCATCGGACAGGAAGTCGTCCCGGCGGCGATCTCGGTGCTCGACGCGCTGGACACCGACTTCGAGTACGTCGAGGGGGAGGCGGGCGACGGGGTACGGAGCGAGACCGGCGAGGCGCTCCCGGAGGGGACGTACGACCTCGCGGCCGAGGCGGACGCGACGCTGTTCGGCGCGGCGGGCGAGACGGCTGCCGACGTGATCTTACCCCTGCGGGAGGCCGTCGGCTCGTTCGTGAACGTCCGGCCAGCGCGGGCGTACCCGGGTGTGGACGCGCTGCGTCCCGAGACGGACCTCGTCTTCCTCCGGGAGAACACCGAGGGGGTCTACTCGGGCCACGAGAACCGGCTCTCGCCCGATCTCTCGACGCTCACCCGGGTCGTGACGACGTCGGCCTCCGAACGGCTGGCGGAGTTCGCCTGCGAGTACGTCGAGCGCGGCGAGCACGACGGCTTCACGGTCGCACACAAGGCGAACGTGATGCGCGAGACCGACGGCCGGTTCCGGGAGGCGGTGCTCTCGGTCGCCGAGGAGCGAGGCGTCGAGGCCGACGAGGTGCTGATGGACGCGTTCGCGACGCACGTCTGTCTCAGCCCCGAAACATTCGGGGTCGTCGTCTGTCCGAACCTCGCGGGTGACGTACTCTCGGATCTGGCGGCCGGGCTGGTCGGCGGTCTCGGCCTGCTCCCGAGCGCGAACGTCGGCGAGGAGAACGGCCTCTTCGAACCCGTCCACGGCACGGCGCCGGACATCGCCGGCGAGGGGCGAGCGAACCCGACGGCGGCGATCCTCTCGGCGGCGCTGATGCTCTCGCATCTCGGTTACGACGACGGGGCAGACCGGGTCGAGTCCGCGATGACGGGCGTGCTCTCGGACGGTCCGCGAACCCCGGATCTGGGCGGCGAGGCCGGTACGGAGGACGTGACCGAGGCCGTCGTCTCGCGGCTCTAG
- the leuD gene encoding 3-isopropylmalate dehydratase small subunit: MSGASDGSGDGPAETVEFVSGTGIPVRGNDIDTDQIIPARFMKVVTFDGLGEFAFFDQRFTDDDEEKAHPFNEERFQEANVLVVNANFGCGSSREHAPQALTRWGIDAVVGESFAEIFAGNCLALGIPTVTADHGTIVELQDWIDDHPDGGIEIDVESETVSYGGRTVEVDVDDAQRKALVEGVWDTTALMKANTEEVRRTARSLPYVPEDHIPGQADD; encoded by the coding sequence ATGAGCGGGGCGAGCGACGGATCGGGAGACGGCCCCGCAGAGACCGTCGAGTTCGTCTCCGGGACCGGGATCCCGGTTCGCGGAAACGACATCGACACGGATCAGATCATCCCCGCGCGCTTCATGAAGGTCGTCACGTTCGACGGCCTCGGAGAGTTCGCCTTCTTCGACCAGCGCTTTACCGACGACGACGAGGAGAAGGCCCACCCGTTCAACGAGGAGCGCTTCCAGGAGGCGAACGTACTCGTCGTGAACGCGAACTTCGGCTGTGGCTCCTCGCGCGAACACGCCCCGCAGGCGCTCACCCGCTGGGGGATCGACGCGGTGGTCGGCGAGAGCTTCGCGGAGATCTTCGCGGGCAACTGCCTCGCGCTCGGCATTCCCACGGTGACGGCCGACCACGGGACGATCGTCGAGCTCCAGGACTGGATCGACGACCACCCCGACGGGGGGATCGAGATCGACGTCGAGAGCGAGACCGTCAGCTACGGCGGTCGGACGGTCGAGGTGGACGTCGACGACGCCCAGCGAAAGGCGCTCGTCGAGGGTGTCTGGGACACCACGGCGCTGATGAAGGCGAACACCGAGGAAGTGAGGAGGACCGCCCGATCGCTGCCGTACGTGCCGGAGGACCACATCCCCGGACAGGCCGATGACTGA
- the leuC gene encoding 3-isopropylmalate dehydratase large subunit encodes MSEGTLYDTVWDRHAVTTLPTGQTQLFVGLHLIHEVTSPQAFGMLEERDMEVAYPRRTHATVDHILPTADQSRPYRDDAAEEMMAELEENVREAGIAFDHPETGNQGIVHVIGPEQGLTQPGMTIVCGDSHTSTHGAFGALAFGIGTSQIRDVLATGTVAMEKKKVRKIEVTGELGEGVEAKDVILEIIRRLGTEGGVGYVYEYAGSAIESLGMEGRMSICNMSIEGGARAGYVNPDETTYEWLRETDAFREKEDRFAELLPYWESIRSDENAEYDDVVTIDGSSLEPVVTWGTTPGQGVGITQPIPDPEGMPEEKAEVARRAQEHMRVTPGETMEGYEVDVVFLGSCTNARLPDLRRAARIVEGREVHPDVRAMVVPGSQRVQRTAEEEGLADVFREAGFDWRNAGCSMCLGMNEDQLEGDEACASSSNRNFVGRQGSKDGRTILMNPQMVAAAAIEGEVTDVRRLPEVARV; translated from the coding sequence ATGAGCGAAGGGACGCTCTACGACACGGTCTGGGACCGACACGCGGTGACGACGCTGCCGACCGGCCAGACACAGCTGTTCGTCGGCCTGCACCTGATCCACGAGGTGACGAGCCCGCAGGCGTTCGGGATGCTCGAAGAGCGCGACATGGAGGTCGCTTACCCCCGGAGAACGCACGCGACGGTCGACCACATCCTCCCGACAGCCGACCAGAGCCGGCCCTACCGCGACGACGCCGCCGAGGAGATGATGGCCGAACTCGAGGAGAACGTCCGCGAGGCGGGCATCGCGTTCGACCACCCGGAGACCGGGAACCAGGGGATCGTCCACGTGATCGGCCCGGAGCAGGGGCTCACCCAGCCGGGGATGACGATCGTCTGTGGCGACAGCCACACCTCGACGCACGGTGCGTTCGGTGCGCTCGCGTTCGGGATCGGCACCTCCCAGATCCGGGACGTGCTCGCGACGGGCACCGTCGCGATGGAGAAGAAGAAGGTCAGGAAGATCGAGGTGACGGGCGAGCTCGGTGAGGGCGTCGAGGCGAAGGACGTCATCCTCGAGATCATCCGCCGGCTCGGCACAGAGGGCGGCGTCGGCTACGTCTACGAGTACGCCGGCTCCGCGATCGAGTCCCTCGGCATGGAGGGCAGAATGTCGATCTGCAACATGTCGATCGAGGGCGGGGCGCGTGCGGGCTACGTCAACCCCGACGAGACGACCTACGAGTGGCTCAGAGAGACCGACGCATTCCGGGAGAAGGAGGATCGGTTCGCGGAGCTTCTGCCGTACTGGGAGTCGATCCGCTCGGACGAGAACGCCGAGTACGACGACGTGGTGACGATCGACGGGAGCTCGTTGGAGCCGGTCGTCACCTGGGGGACGACGCCGGGACAGGGCGTCGGCATCACCCAGCCGATCCCCGATCCCGAGGGGATGCCCGAGGAGAAGGCGGAGGTCGCCCGCCGCGCCCAGGAGCACATGCGGGTGACGCCGGGCGAGACGATGGAGGGCTACGAGGTCGACGTCGTCTTCCTCGGGTCGTGTACGAACGCACGGCTGCCCGATCTCCGGAGAGCTGCGCGGATCGTCGAGGGCCGGGAGGTCCATCCGGACGTGCGCGCGATGGTCGTCCCCGGCAGCCAGCGCGTCCAGCGAACCGCCGAGGAGGAGGGGCTCGCCGACGTCTTCCGCGAGGCGGGCTTCGACTGGCGCAACGCGGGCTGTTCGATGTGTCTCGGGATGAACGAAGATCAGTTGGAGGGCGACGAGGCGTGTGCGAGTTCCTCCAACCGGAACTTCGTCGGTCGGCAGGGCTCGAAGGACGGTCGGACGATCCTGATGAACCCGCAGATGGTCGCCGCGGCGGCGATCGAAGGGGAAGTGACCGACGTGCGGAGACTGCCGGAGGTGGCACGCGTATGA